In Equus caballus isolate H_3958 breed thoroughbred chromosome 28, TB-T2T, whole genome shotgun sequence, the following proteins share a genomic window:
- the CHADL gene encoding chondroadherin-like protein precursor (The RefSeq protein has 2 substitutions compared to this genomic sequence) yields MEGSQGLSLVLLLPLLLLLGPTWQATGQRCPWTCVCDNSRRHVACRHQNLTEVPNAIPELTQRLDLQGNMLKVIPPAAFQNLPYLTHLDLRHCQVELVAEGAFRGLGRLLLLNLASNRLTALPQEALDGLGSLRRLELEGNMLEELRPGTFGALGALATLNLARNALVYLPAMAFQGLLRTRWLQLSHNALSVLAPEALAGLPALRRLSLHHNELQALPGLALSQAQGLVHLELGHNPFTYMGEEDGLALPSLRELMLDHGALQALDPRAFAHCPHLHTLDLRGNQLDTLLPLQVPGQLRRLWLQGNPLWCGCQARPLLEWLARARVRSDGACRGPRRLRGEALDALRPLDLRCPGDGAEEEEEELAALRPRGPPSTPKEEDGAAKPCPHVCVCASESRHSGCEGQGLQAVPRGFPNDTQLLDLRQNHFSLVPCAAFPGLGLLVSLHLQHCGITELEAGALAGLGSLMYLYLSDNQLSGLSAAALEGAPRLGYLYLERNRFLQVPGAALRALPSLFSLHLQDNAVDRLAPGDLAGVRALRWLYLSGNRITQVSPGALGPARELEKLHLDRNQLREVPTEALEGLPALLELQLSGNLLRTLSHEAFRPVGRSLQHLFLNSSGLEQISPGAFSGLGPQLQSLYLQKNQLQALPALPGLSQLELIDLSGNPFRCDCQLLPLHRWLTGLNLRVGATCAAPPRARGQRVKAAAAVFEACPGWAARKAKRTPSARRITP; encoded by the exons GTCCCAGGGCCTCTCCTTGGTGCTGCTGcttcctctgctgctgctgctgggcccaaCTTGGCAGGCCACTGGCCAGCGCTGCCCATGGACCTGCGTGTGTGACAACTCCAGGCGGCATGTTGCCTGCCGGCACCAGAACCTCACCGAGGTGCCGAACGCCATCCCCGAG CTGACCCAGCGGCTGGACCTCCAGGGCAACATGCTGAAGGTGATCCCTCCAGCTGCCTTCCAGGACCTGCCTTATCTGACACATCTGGACCTGCGGCACTGCCAGGTAGAGCTGGTGGCTGAGGGTGCCTTCCGTGGCCTGGGCCGCCTGCTCCTTCTCAACCTGGCTTCCAATCGCCTGACTGCGCTGCCCCAGGAGGCGCTGGATGGGCTGGGCTCGCTGCGGCGGCTGGAGCTGGAGGGGAACATGCTGGAGGAGCTTCGGCCAGGGACGTTCGGGGCACTGGGTGCACTGGCCACACTGAACCTGGCACGCAACGCCCTTGTCTACCTGCCTGCCATGGCCTTCCAGGGGCTGCTGCGCACCCGCTGGCTGCAGCTGTCCCACAACGCGCTCAGCGTGCTGGCCCCTGAGGCCCTGGCTGGCCTGCCGGCCCTGCGCCGGCTCAGCCTGCACCACAACGAGCTGCAGGCCCTGCCCGGGCTGGCCTTGTCTCAGGCCCAAGGCCTGGTCCATCTTGAGCTGGGCCACAATCCATTCACCTACATGGGGGAGGAGGACGGGCTGGCACTGCCCAGCCTGCGGGAGCTGATGCTGGACCACGGGGCCCTGCAGGCTCTggaccccagggcctttgcccaCTGTCCACATCTGCACACTCTGGACCTCCGTGGGAACCAGCTGGACACCCTGCTGCCACTTCAGGTTCCGGGGCAGCTGCGCCGGCTGTGGCTGCAGGGGAACCCGCTGTGGTGTGGATGCCAGGCCCGGCCACTGCTCGAGTGGTTGGCACGGGCACGCGTGCGCTCGGATGGTGCATGCAGGGGGCCGCGGCGCTTGCGAGGTGAGGCTCTGGATGCCCTGCGGCCCTTGGACCTGCGCTGTCCTGGAGAtggagcagaggaagaggaagaggagctggCTGCCCTGCGGCCCCGCGGCCCTCCCAGCACCCCCAAGGAGGAGGATGGGGCGGCCAAGCCCTGCCCGCACGTCTGCGTGTGCGCCTCTGAGTCCCGGCACAGCGGCTGTGAGGGCCAAGGCCTGCAGGCTGTACCCCGTGGCTTCCCCAACGACACCCAGCTCCTGGACCTGAGGCAGAACCACTTCTCTTTGGTGCCCCGCGCGGCCTTCCCAGGCCTGGGCCTCCTGGTGTCGCTGCACCTGCAGCACTGCGGTATCACGGAGCTGGAGGCGGGCGccctggcagggctgggcagCCTGATGTACCTCTACCTCTCTGACAACCAGCTGTCAGGTCTCAGCGCTGCCGCCCTCGAAGGGGCCCCTCGCCTGGGCTACCTGTATCTCGAGCGCAACCGCTTCCTGCAGGTTCCAGGGGCCGCCCTGCGTGCCCTGCCCAGCCTCTTCTCCCTGCACCTGCAGGACAATGCTGTGGATCGCCTGGCCCCTGGGGACCTGGCAGGTGTGCGGGCCTTGCGCTGGCTCTATCTGAGTGGGAACCGCATCACCCAAGTgtcccctggggccctgggcccaGCTCGGGAGCTGGAGAAGCTGCACCTTGACAGGAACCAGCTGCGAGAGGTGCCCACTGAGGCCCTGGAGGGgctgcctgccctcctggagctgcaGCTCTCGGGGAACCTGCTCAGGACCCTGAGCCATGAGGCCTTTCGGCCCGTGGGCCGGTCCCTGCAGCACCTCTTCCTGAACAGCAGTGGCCTGGAgcag ATTTCTCCCGGGGCCTTCTCGGGCCTGGGACCCCAGCTCCAGAGCCTATACTTGCAGAAGAACCAGCTGCAGGCTCTGCCGGCCCTACCCGGTCTCAGCCAGCTGGAGCTCATCGACCTCAGTGGCAATCCCTTCCGCTGCGACTGCCAGCTGCTCCCACTTCACAG gTGGCTCACTGGGCTGAACCTGCGCGTGGGGGCCACCTGTGCCGCGCCCCCCAGGGCCCGTGGCCAGAGGGTGAAGGCTGCAGCTGCTGTCTTTGAAGCCTGCCCGGGCTGGGCTGCCAGGAAGGCCAAGCGGACCCCCAGTGCCAGGAGAATAACTCCATGA